One Paenibacillus sp. FSL W8-0186 genomic window carries:
- a CDS encoding ATP-binding protein yields MSFWRTLVGKLWITIIGLVAFVLMSMGLFLLPYIDTNFTDPAAVKKLFVIVSIIGFSLTTFFALFLFTKITQPMQQLISAADAIRKGKYDTRLSLQTSDEIGELANTFNHMAEELENTIRSLNHEKEHLSSVLRSMNDAVITLDWGGAVILTNPPGDQLLQLWGDLPDEENDALQLSVQGERAIEIPKPLLPMFRKVLDQEGDQSANIHVKQSVWSVHMAPLSSDGEIRGAVAVLRDVTEEVRLEKMRRDFVANVSHEIRTPLSMMQGYSEALLDGMAASPEESQELVQVIHDESLRMGRLVRDLLDLARMEAGHTDIAMHRVDVKELIERVYRKFAVRAKEHNVQLELDLGSRPMIAEAANEDRLEQVLTNLLDNAFRHTPEGRSVYIAAEAREGKQGRELHISIRDEGTGIPTEDLPFVFERFYKADKARVRGTAAGTGLGLAIVKNIIDAHHGSIQVNSSIGKGAHFQITLPVEKVQ; encoded by the coding sequence GTGAGCTTCTGGAGAACGCTTGTAGGCAAGCTGTGGATTACGATCATCGGTTTAGTGGCTTTTGTGCTCATGAGCATGGGATTGTTTCTGCTGCCATATATCGATACGAATTTCACCGATCCCGCAGCAGTCAAGAAGCTGTTTGTCATCGTTTCCATCATCGGCTTCTCGCTGACGACGTTTTTTGCCTTATTCCTCTTCACGAAGATTACGCAGCCGATGCAGCAGCTAATCAGCGCTGCCGATGCGATTCGCAAGGGGAAATACGATACGAGACTATCGCTGCAAACGAGCGATGAGATCGGTGAGTTGGCTAATACCTTTAATCATATGGCTGAGGAGCTGGAGAATACGATCCGCAGCTTGAACCATGAGAAGGAACATCTGTCCAGCGTTTTAAGAAGCATGAATGACGCAGTGATTACATTGGATTGGGGAGGAGCGGTCATTCTGACTAATCCTCCAGGCGATCAGCTTCTCCAATTGTGGGGCGACTTGCCGGACGAAGAGAATGACGCACTTCAATTAAGTGTGCAGGGCGAACGGGCGATCGAGATTCCAAAACCACTCCTGCCGATGTTCCGGAAGGTGCTGGATCAGGAAGGGGATCAAAGCGCCAATATTCACGTCAAGCAAAGCGTCTGGTCCGTGCATATGGCGCCGCTTTCCTCGGATGGCGAAATTAGAGGCGCGGTAGCGGTTTTGCGCGATGTGACCGAAGAAGTGCGTTTGGAGAAGATGCGCCGGGATTTCGTGGCCAATGTATCGCATGAAATCCGGACACCGCTGTCGATGATGCAGGGTTACAGCGAAGCGCTTCTCGATGGAATGGCCGCTTCTCCAGAAGAGAGCCAGGAGCTCGTCCAGGTTATCCACGACGAGTCTCTGCGCATGGGACGTCTGGTCCGTGACTTACTCGACCTGGCCCGGATGGAAGCGGGACATACCGATATTGCCATGCACCGGGTTGACGTCAAGGAGCTCATTGAACGCGTTTATCGCAAGTTTGCGGTACGGGCCAAAGAGCACAATGTTCAACTGGAGCTGGATTTGGGGAGCAGACCGATGATAGCCGAAGCAGCCAATGAAGACCGTTTGGAGCAGGTTCTCACGAATCTGCTAGACAATGCCTTCAGGCATACGCCGGAGGGACGGAGTGTTTATATTGCTGCGGAAGCCAGGGAAGGCAAGCAAGGACGTGAGCTTCACATCTCCATTCGAGACGAAGGCACTGGGATACCGACGGAGGATTTGCCTTTCGTATTTGAGAGGTTCTATAAAGCGGATAAAGCCCGGGTTCGGGGAACGGCTGCCGGAACGGGACTTGGCCTTGCTATCGTAAAAAATATCATCGATGCCCATCACGGCTCGATTCAGGTGAACAGCAGCATAGGGAAAGGGGCGCATTTCCAGATCACCCTTCCTGTCGAAAAGGTACAATAA
- a CDS encoding response regulator transcription factor, producing the protein MSDQENRILVVDDEERIRRLLKMYLEKEGYEIDEAEDGETALKKATSNDYGLILLDVMLPGIDGVEVCSRLRQIKSTPVLMLTAKGEEINRVQGFEVGADDYVVKPFSPREVIYRVKAIMRRASATAYLTKESGTSNNIVFPHLVIEHDAHRVTASGQEVSLTPKEYELLHYLATSPDKVFSREELLKDVWNYEFFGDLRTVDTHVKRLREKLNKVSPESAAMITTVWGVGYKLEVAK; encoded by the coding sequence ATGTCAGATCAAGAAAACCGCATTCTCGTTGTGGACGATGAGGAACGTATTCGCCGTCTGCTCAAAATGTATTTGGAAAAAGAGGGTTATGAAATTGATGAAGCGGAAGATGGAGAGACCGCTCTCAAAAAAGCAACCTCCAATGATTACGGCTTGATCCTTCTCGACGTAATGCTTCCGGGAATTGACGGGGTCGAGGTGTGCAGCCGTTTGCGGCAGATCAAGTCGACGCCGGTGCTGATGCTCACGGCCAAAGGGGAAGAAATCAATCGGGTACAGGGATTTGAAGTTGGGGCAGACGACTATGTGGTCAAGCCGTTCAGTCCCCGTGAAGTCATATATCGGGTCAAAGCGATCATGCGGCGCGCATCGGCTACAGCTTATTTGACCAAAGAGAGCGGTACGAGCAATAATATCGTATTCCCTCATCTTGTCATTGAGCACGATGCCCATCGGGTAACCGCAAGCGGACAAGAGGTTAGCCTTACGCCGAAGGAGTACGAGCTGCTCCATTATTTGGCCACTTCGCCCGACAAAGTATTTTCACGTGAGGAGCTGCTGAAGGACGTATGGAATTACGAGTTCTTCGGCGATTTGCGGACCGTGGACACCCATGTGAAACGGCTGCGCGAGAAGCTGAATAAGGTATCGCCGGAGTCGGCAGCCATGATTACTACCGTATGGGGCGTTGGTTATAAGCTGGAGGTCGCGAAATAA
- the ccsB gene encoding c-type cytochrome biogenesis protein CcsB, whose translation MNLLDISKQAFVIAFLLYCVAFCFYVVTITGKTWKNRDPQVHERKWGKISFITSTLGLITHLVYVATRWAWSGHIPVSNMYEFMSFLSLMIIMAFTVLYLIYRKALLGLFATPLGIVVMAYAAVFPKDVQPLIPSLRSIWLYIHVTLAAAGESFFAIACAAGLMYLLRTVDFKGTDKSARRQKLWLEFTFYSIIIVVGFIVSVFAFRAAGYEAVFTPKPTETEQSRTVEMVYNLPPIVAPHNSQLVSADSFLGMSKPWMEVPSWFKGESSGRKTNTLVWAFITGTVLYGLLRLIIRKPISEAVSPAVKGLDADLLDEISYRSIAIGFPVFTLGALVFAMIWAQQAWGRFWGWDPKEVWALITWLFYSVYLHLRLSRGFHGRKASWLAVLGFLVVMFTLVGVNLIIAGLHSYAGTD comes from the coding sequence ATGAATTTATTGGATATCAGTAAACAGGCATTTGTCATTGCTTTTTTACTTTATTGTGTGGCATTTTGTTTTTATGTGGTGACGATTACGGGAAAAACGTGGAAAAATCGTGATCCGCAGGTACATGAGCGCAAATGGGGAAAAATTTCGTTTATTACTTCCACGCTTGGACTTATCACTCATTTGGTGTACGTAGCAACGAGATGGGCTTGGTCTGGACATATTCCGGTCAGCAACATGTATGAATTCATGTCCTTCCTGTCCCTAATGATCATCATGGCATTTACGGTATTGTATTTAATTTACCGCAAAGCCTTGCTTGGTTTGTTCGCGACACCGCTGGGGATTGTCGTCATGGCGTATGCGGCGGTGTTTCCGAAGGACGTGCAGCCTTTGATCCCGTCCTTGCGCTCGATCTGGTTGTATATTCACGTCACGCTGGCCGCGGCCGGGGAATCCTTTTTTGCAATCGCTTGTGCCGCAGGCCTGATGTATCTTTTGCGTACCGTTGATTTCAAGGGGACCGACAAATCGGCTCGCCGCCAGAAGCTATGGCTTGAATTTACGTTTTATTCTATTATTATAGTAGTGGGATTTATCGTGTCGGTTTTTGCTTTCCGTGCCGCCGGGTACGAAGCTGTGTTTACGCCTAAACCTACGGAAACCGAGCAGTCTAGAACAGTTGAAATGGTATACAACTTGCCGCCGATCGTGGCGCCGCATAATAGCCAATTGGTTAGCGCCGATTCTTTCCTTGGCATGAGCAAGCCGTGGATGGAGGTTCCATCCTGGTTCAAAGGAGAGAGCTCAGGCCGCAAAACCAATACACTTGTATGGGCGTTCATTACCGGGACGGTCCTATACGGTTTGTTAAGGCTTATTATCCGCAAGCCGATTAGCGAAGCGGTGTCACCGGCCGTAAAAGGCTTAGACGCTGATCTTCTCGATGAAATCAGTTACCGTTCGATTGCTATCGGATTTCCGGTGTTTACGCTAGGCGCGCTCGTCTTTGCGATGATCTGGGCTCAGCAGGCCTGGGGCAGATTCTGGGGGTGGGACCCTAAAGAAGTATGGGCGCTCATTACCTGGTTATTCTATAGCGTGTATCTCCATCTTCGGTTATCCCGAGGATTCCATGGCCGCAAAGCCTCGTGGCTTGCCGTTTTAGGGTTTCTGGTTGTCATGTTCACGCTCGTAGGCGTTAATCTGATCATCGCCGGTTTGCATTCTTACGCGGGTACGGACTAA
- a CDS encoding cytochrome c biogenesis protein ResB, with product MIKNTKCECGHQNPVGTVLCEACGKPQYEEAGHSSSELLEMRYDGVARRSQRANPNFIDKIWNFFSSVKVAVYLISITLVAAMLGTVFTQETMFVKNFDPSTYYKQKYGTIGEIYYMLGLSDTYNSWWFILLLVMIGASLVICSLDRVLPLYRALSKQKIRKHMQFLTRQRVVYKGPVSGSGEEWVNRAIAPLKKKGYRVHTDGGALLAEKQRFSRWGPYVIHIGLIVFLLAVLFRGLPGLHLDEHYWFPEGEITQIPDTNYYLKNEKFTVEYYTEDEMSDEFRQKGKIVPKLFETKAVLYKCVASCNDPLNEPELVEVDRHNIRVNDPLSYKGLQAYQFDFEEVTMLRSVQPTLVDQETGEVYGKFMLRMNDPETEYDVGPYHLKLKDKYLDFGLDENNKPITKSGEPNAPAFLFTITGPGLPEDGGQFIYFPYLQQQELFGQDKLNEALGGINHKLRFDMLAMEDVDFIHFTSFLNIRIDRAMPFVWTGLGIVMVGLIMGFYWQHRRIWLRIDDGILTLGGHTTKNWFGMRREVSSFLETMGIEVDEKSLDNGGNRS from the coding sequence TTGATTAAAAATACGAAATGCGAATGCGGGCATCAGAATCCGGTCGGCACGGTGCTCTGCGAAGCATGCGGCAAACCTCAATACGAAGAAGCGGGCCATAGCTCCAGCGAATTGCTGGAGATGCGCTACGATGGGGTAGCCCGCCGCTCACAGCGGGCCAATCCCAATTTCATCGATAAAATCTGGAATTTCTTCTCCTCGGTTAAAGTAGCGGTGTACCTGATCAGCATTACATTGGTTGCAGCAATGCTTGGCACCGTATTTACCCAGGAGACCATGTTTGTTAAAAATTTCGACCCTTCCACGTACTATAAACAGAAGTATGGAACCATCGGTGAAATTTACTATATGCTCGGACTATCCGACACGTACAATTCCTGGTGGTTCATTCTGCTGCTTGTCATGATTGGCGCATCGCTTGTGATTTGCAGTTTGGACAGGGTATTGCCGCTCTATCGAGCGCTGTCCAAGCAGAAAATCCGCAAGCACATGCAGTTCTTGACCCGGCAAAGGGTGGTCTATAAGGGACCCGTTTCTGGCAGTGGGGAGGAATGGGTGAACCGGGCCATCGCTCCGCTGAAGAAGAAGGGTTACCGGGTTCATACCGATGGCGGGGCTTTGCTGGCGGAGAAACAGCGTTTCAGCCGCTGGGGTCCGTACGTCATTCATATCGGCCTGATTGTTTTCCTGCTCGCCGTGCTGTTCCGCGGGCTGCCCGGCCTTCATTTGGACGAGCACTATTGGTTTCCCGAAGGAGAAATCACGCAGATTCCCGATACGAACTATTATTTGAAAAATGAGAAATTTACCGTGGAATATTATACCGAGGATGAGATGTCCGATGAATTCAGACAGAAGGGGAAAATCGTTCCAAAGCTGTTCGAGACGAAAGCCGTACTGTACAAGTGCGTCGCCAGCTGTAATGACCCTTTGAACGAACCCGAGCTTGTAGAGGTCGACCGGCACAACATCCGTGTCAACGATCCTTTGAGCTACAAAGGACTTCAAGCCTATCAATTCGACTTCGAGGAGGTTACGATGCTTCGTTCCGTCCAGCCGACACTTGTGGATCAGGAGACGGGGGAAGTGTATGGTAAGTTTATGCTCCGTATGAACGACCCCGAGACGGAATATGACGTAGGACCTTATCATTTGAAGCTAAAAGACAAGTATTTGGATTTCGGCCTGGACGAGAATAATAAACCGATTACGAAATCGGGCGAGCCGAATGCGCCGGCCTTCTTGTTTACGATCACCGGACCGGGTCTGCCCGAAGATGGGGGACAATTCATCTACTTTCCATACCTTCAGCAGCAGGAGCTTTTCGGTCAGGATAAGCTGAATGAAGCGCTGGGAGGCATTAACCACAAGCTAAGATTCGATATGCTGGCGATGGAGGACGTTGACTTCATTCATTTCACAAGCTTCTTGAACATCCGCATCGACCGCGCTATGCCTTTTGTATGGACCGGACTCGGAATCGTCATGGTGGGGCTCATTATGGGCTTCTATTGGCAGCATCGCAGAATTTGGCTGCGCATCGATGACGGTATCCTGACCTTGGGCGGGCATACGACCAAGAATTGGTTTGGAATGAGGCGCGAAGTGTCATCATTCCTGGAAACGATGGGAATTGAAGTGGATGAGAAGTCTTTGGATAACGGAGGAAACCGGTCATGA
- a CDS encoding redoxin domain-containing protein, with translation MGKARRPVQIIILTLIVILGGYAIGTAVFGGEKGIPQAGDKPPAFNLRGLDGQVHNLEKYQGKALVINFWATWCTYCVNEMPALQTQWEKWKDQDVVILGINTGEDDLTVANFVKQTGVDFPILFDKKNEIVRKYGVVPMPTTFFVNKRGKIISIHQGELNLKTLNQQIATLVASN, from the coding sequence ATGGGTAAGGCAAGGCGTCCGGTACAAATTATCATATTGACGCTTATCGTCATTTTGGGAGGTTATGCGATAGGCACGGCTGTGTTTGGAGGCGAGAAGGGGATTCCTCAAGCTGGCGATAAACCTCCTGCCTTCAATTTGCGCGGTTTAGACGGACAGGTACATAATCTGGAGAAATACCAGGGCAAGGCGCTGGTCATTAATTTCTGGGCGACCTGGTGTACGTACTGCGTGAACGAAATGCCGGCCTTGCAGACGCAATGGGAGAAATGGAAGGATCAGGACGTCGTTATCCTGGGGATCAATACCGGAGAAGACGATTTGACCGTGGCCAATTTTGTGAAGCAAACCGGAGTCGATTTTCCGATCTTGTTCGATAAGAAGAATGAGATCGTCAGAAAATACGGGGTTGTGCCGATGCCGACTACCTTTTTCGTGAATAAGCGAGGCAAAATTATCTCCATCCATCAGGGCGAGCTGAATTTGAAGACGCTTAACCAACAAATCGCCACGCTCGTTGCATCCAATTGA
- a CDS encoding pseudouridine synthase has translation MERLQKILAAAGVASRRKCEELITSGQVQVNGETVTALGTKADPAVDVITVNGRTIGAEKKIYIMFNKPKGVITSASDPQGRKIVTDYLKGITERLYPVGRLDYDTEGLLLLTNDGDFAHLLTHPKHHVPKTYLATVKGVPHGTELDKLKDGVMLEDGMTAPAEVEYYDVDPDGKQAVISITIHEGRNRQVRRMFEAIQHPVTKLKRISFGGLYLDNLKRGLYRHLSKEEVEELFKQARSAGKPRKR, from the coding sequence ATGGAAAGATTACAGAAAATATTGGCCGCTGCCGGTGTGGCATCGCGCCGCAAATGCGAGGAATTGATTACGAGCGGCCAGGTGCAGGTGAACGGCGAAACGGTTACGGCGCTTGGAACGAAGGCTGACCCGGCTGTGGATGTCATTACCGTAAACGGGAGAACGATTGGGGCAGAGAAGAAAATCTATATCATGTTCAACAAACCCAAAGGTGTGATCACGAGTGCTTCCGACCCGCAGGGAAGAAAAATCGTCACCGACTACTTGAAAGGCATTACCGAGCGGCTGTATCCTGTAGGCCGTCTGGATTATGATACGGAGGGTCTGCTGCTGCTGACCAACGATGGCGACTTTGCCCATTTGCTGACGCATCCGAAACACCATGTGCCCAAAACCTACCTGGCTACCGTCAAAGGCGTACCGCACGGGACGGAGCTGGATAAGCTGAAGGACGGCGTCATGCTGGAGGATGGGATGACAGCGCCGGCCGAGGTGGAGTACTACGACGTGGATCCCGACGGCAAGCAAGCGGTCATCAGCATTACGATTCACGAGGGCCGCAATCGTCAAGTGCGCCGGATGTTCGAGGCGATCCAGCACCCGGTTACGAAGCTGAAGCGAATTTCCTTCGGAGGTCTTTACCTTGATAATTTGAAAAGAGGGCTGTATCGTCATTTGAGCAAGGAAGAGGTCGAAGAGCTGTTCAAGCAAGCGCGAAGCGCAGGCAAGCCGAGAAAACGATAG
- a CDS encoding spore maturation protein, which translates to MLDWINIISAWAVPMMIAFIPLCAFMKKVPVYESFVDGAKDGFSTAIGIIPHLVGMMVAISVFRASGALEFFTGWMGPLLKMLHVPPEIMPLGILRPLTGTGSLAFTTDLIKTYGPDSMIGRIASTVQGSTDTTLYVLTVYFGAIGIRNGRYALKVGLFSDAIGFVAAIAVCLLIFG; encoded by the coding sequence TTGCTGGATTGGATTAATATTATTTCGGCGTGGGCCGTTCCTATGATGATTGCATTTATTCCGTTATGTGCATTTATGAAGAAGGTTCCGGTGTATGAATCGTTTGTGGACGGAGCCAAGGATGGCTTCTCCACAGCGATTGGGATTATTCCCCACTTAGTAGGGATGATGGTGGCTATTAGCGTTTTTCGCGCCTCTGGCGCGCTCGAATTTTTTACAGGCTGGATGGGTCCGCTCCTTAAAATGCTGCATGTGCCGCCCGAAATAATGCCTTTAGGAATACTCCGCCCCTTGACGGGAACCGGCTCCCTGGCCTTCACCACCGACCTGATCAAGACGTACGGGCCGGATTCCATGATTGGCCGGATCGCTTCTACGGTACAGGGAAGCACCGACACGACGCTATACGTGCTGACCGTATACTTTGGGGCCATCGGCATCCGCAACGGACGCTATGCCTTAAAGGTCGGGCTCTTCTCGGATGCAATAGGTTTTGTGGCCGCGATTGCAGTATGCTTGCTGATATTCGGTTGA
- a CDS encoding nucleoside recognition domain-containing protein — translation MVNKIWLGLIIIGFAFAAVKGDINLVTQAAFEGAATGVTVCFGLISVLVFWMGMMRMAEDAGLVKAISKLLGPVVTYLFPDVPKNHPAMGYILSNMSANLLGLGNAATPMGIKAMQELQELNPDKETASAAMCTLLALNTASITLIPTTLIAIRLNFGSANAADIVGSTLLATAIATAAAIAADRWYRNRTFRRTPNPPASASAITMKR, via the coding sequence ATGGTTAATAAAATCTGGCTAGGGCTTATCATCATCGGCTTTGCTTTTGCGGCGGTGAAAGGGGATATCAATCTCGTTACCCAGGCGGCATTTGAGGGAGCCGCAACAGGTGTCACGGTTTGCTTCGGTTTGATCAGTGTGCTCGTATTCTGGATGGGAATGATGCGGATGGCAGAGGATGCGGGACTCGTCAAAGCCATTTCCAAGCTGCTTGGGCCGGTCGTTACATATTTATTTCCGGACGTTCCAAAGAACCACCCTGCGATGGGATATATTCTTTCGAATATGAGCGCGAACCTTCTGGGGCTGGGAAATGCTGCGACGCCAATGGGCATTAAAGCGATGCAGGAGCTGCAGGAGCTTAATCCGGACAAGGAAACGGCATCCGCAGCGATGTGTACGCTCCTCGCGTTGAATACTGCTAGCATTACTTTGATCCCAACGACATTGATTGCCATCCGGCTCAATTTCGGCTCCGCCAACGCGGCGGATATCGTCGGCTCGACCTTGCTGGCGACGGCCATAGCGACCGCGGCGGCGATTGCGGCAGACCGCTGGTATCGGAACCGCACTTTCCGACGCACGCCGAATCCGCCTGCGTCCGCTTCCGCAATAACGATGAAGAGGTGA
- a CDS encoding D-alanyl-D-alanine carboxypeptidase family protein — MTIRSIFRYSMAAMMAVSLLIPVNAAAENKAPRPPGTHAQAASLIDVKSGRILYSHKGDVEMPVASLTKIMTAIVAIEHGKLDDVVTVTKNAYRKEGSSIYLELGEEMKLENLLYGLMLRSGNDAATAIAEHVGGSEEGFVHLMNEKVKMLGLKHTQFQNPHGLDAKGHYSSANDLAVITAYSLQNPVFKEIVKTRSKRAPNPNNPWDYKWDNKNKMLRFYEGADGVKTGYTKTARRCLVSSASRAGQQLAVVTLNDGDDWNDHQKLLDYGFANYPLKKIIEAGQPVENGLVTGTGFSYALASGELERVERRLFLQSARAKDFGYSGKIKISLDGHEIGQVPVYEQGSFIPSPDPAGGNLTSKAAFAGGGWGNSFAAVIKLLLLVD; from the coding sequence ATGACAATACGCTCGATATTTCGTTACAGCATGGCAGCCATGATGGCTGTATCGTTGCTCATCCCCGTAAACGCAGCAGCAGAAAATAAAGCGCCACGTCCGCCGGGAACTCATGCACAGGCGGCATCCCTGATCGACGTGAAGTCGGGACGCATTCTTTACAGCCACAAAGGCGACGTGGAAATGCCAGTGGCCAGCTTGACCAAGATCATGACAGCAATTGTTGCGATCGAGCACGGCAAATTGGATGATGTGGTGACTGTCACTAAAAATGCCTATCGCAAGGAAGGCTCGTCCATCTATCTGGAGCTTGGAGAAGAGATGAAGCTGGAAAATTTGCTCTATGGCCTGATGCTTCGCTCAGGGAATGATGCGGCGACAGCGATCGCCGAGCATGTCGGCGGGTCGGAGGAAGGGTTCGTCCATTTAATGAACGAAAAGGTGAAAATGCTGGGGCTCAAGCATACTCAATTCCAGAATCCGCATGGCCTAGATGCTAAGGGGCATTATTCCTCGGCTAATGATTTGGCCGTCATAACCGCTTACAGCTTGCAAAATCCTGTATTTAAGGAAATCGTTAAAACGAGAAGCAAGCGAGCCCCCAACCCGAATAACCCCTGGGATTACAAATGGGATAATAAAAATAAAATGCTGCGATTCTATGAGGGAGCTGACGGGGTTAAGACAGGCTACACTAAAACCGCCCGCCGCTGCCTGGTCAGCTCCGCAAGCCGGGCAGGCCAGCAGCTGGCTGTCGTTACACTTAACGATGGAGACGACTGGAACGATCATCAGAAGCTGCTCGATTATGGTTTTGCCAATTATCCGCTGAAGAAAATCATTGAAGCGGGACAGCCTGTAGAGAACGGCCTAGTAACAGGTACCGGGTTCAGTTATGCCCTTGCCAGCGGCGAACTTGAACGCGTTGAGCGCAGGCTGTTTCTCCAGAGCGCGCGAGCCAAAGACTTCGGATACAGCGGAAAAATAAAAATCTCGCTGGATGGCCATGAAATCGGACAGGTTCCTGTCTATGAGCAGGGCAGCTTCATACCCTCGCCAGACCCGGCGGGGGGGAACCTGACATCCAAGGCGGCGTTCGCTGGCGGAGGCTGGGGAAATTCATTTGCGGCAGTGATCAAATTACTACTGCTCGTAGATTAA
- the ytfJ gene encoding GerW family sporulation protein translates to MSDHPIQGLMQTAMENIKDMVDVNTIVGEPVETPDGSVILPISRVGFGFAAGGSDYNTDEIHEASTHDKQLPFGGGSGGGVSINPIAFLVVGKQGVNIVPLDNQTHLFEKMIDAVPYVMDKIQSMFPNNGAGTTPSASIQGIPVPDHNTGNTYS, encoded by the coding sequence ATGTCAGATCATCCGATCCAAGGGCTGATGCAAACGGCCATGGAAAATATCAAAGATATGGTGGATGTAAACACAATTGTCGGCGAGCCCGTAGAAACACCGGACGGCAGCGTTATATTGCCGATTAGCCGCGTTGGCTTCGGCTTTGCTGCCGGCGGGAGCGATTATAATACTGATGAGATCCATGAGGCGTCCACGCACGATAAACAACTGCCTTTTGGCGGAGGCAGCGGCGGAGGCGTGTCGATCAATCCGATCGCTTTTCTCGTTGTCGGGAAGCAGGGCGTTAACATCGTTCCGCTGGATAATCAAACCCATCTGTTTGAGAAAATGATCGATGCCGTTCCATACGTCATGGACAAAATTCAATCGATGTTTCCGAACAACGGCGCAGGAACAACTCCGTCAGCTTCGATTCAAGGGATCCCCGTTCCCGACCATAATACAGGAAATACGTACAGCTAA
- a CDS encoding DUF2953 domain-containing protein, producing MWIWLGVILILLLACIALVLILLSPIKFRLVARKVNWNETVRIEVVTLYGLTRLRYEIPYIIFKNMKDGFKVEQKHASNLEKGEADSSAQDINKDKVRFWADQFYDLLRATRGLKQWMASTLRYVTFDKLDWSTNVALSNAAHTATLSGVLWGLKTTLIGWLSCYIRLKQRPRLFVVPVFDQPPQLVTEFECSGKIRLGRALYAGFVLIVRVLKVKGGFKKWLSFAVKGNQGSSRS from the coding sequence GTGTGGATTTGGCTCGGAGTCATCCTGATCCTTTTGCTCGCATGCATTGCTTTGGTCCTCATTTTATTATCTCCGATCAAGTTTCGCTTGGTTGCCCGCAAAGTAAACTGGAACGAAACCGTTCGTATAGAAGTAGTTACACTTTACGGGCTAACTCGGCTTCGCTATGAAATTCCGTACATCATTTTTAAAAATATGAAGGACGGCTTCAAGGTGGAGCAGAAACATGCAAGCAATCTTGAAAAGGGAGAAGCGGATAGCAGTGCGCAGGATATCAATAAAGACAAAGTTCGTTTTTGGGCAGATCAATTTTATGATTTGCTGCGGGCGACAAGAGGGCTAAAGCAATGGATGGCAAGCACGCTAAGGTATGTTACTTTTGACAAGCTGGACTGGTCCACGAATGTTGCTTTGTCCAATGCGGCTCATACCGCAACTTTATCGGGAGTGTTATGGGGCTTGAAAACGACGTTAATCGGTTGGCTATCCTGCTACATACGCTTAAAGCAAAGGCCCAGGCTGTTCGTAGTGCCCGTCTTTGATCAGCCGCCGCAACTTGTCACCGAATTTGAATGCAGCGGCAAAATTCGCTTAGGGCGCGCGCTATACGCTGGATTCGTACTTATTGTTCGTGTGCTAAAGGTAAAAGGCGGATTCAAAAAATGGCTGAGCTTCGCCGTCAAAGGAAATCAAGGGAGTTCGCGGTCTTAG
- the scpB gene encoding SMC-Scp complex subunit ScpB has translation MNYRDLKSIIEGLLFLAGEEGLSVKQIAEVTEQRQDIVTDALLDMKSSFEREGRGLQIVQLAGNYQLATLPEHAAYFERLAYSPTRSSLSQAALETLSIIAYRQPITRIEVEEIRGVKSERAIHTLVNKDLIQEVGRAEAIGRPILYGTTAAFLDYFGLGSLQDLPDLNEFESAENLEEETQLLFQKLEEQQLTFDDVNEE, from the coding sequence ATGAATTATCGGGACTTGAAATCGATTATTGAAGGATTGCTGTTCCTGGCCGGAGAGGAGGGTCTCAGCGTAAAGCAGATTGCCGAAGTCACCGAACAGCGCCAGGACATCGTCACCGATGCTCTATTGGACATGAAGTCATCCTTTGAGCGGGAGGGGAGGGGACTGCAAATCGTCCAGCTCGCGGGTAATTATCAGCTGGCCACGCTCCCGGAGCATGCAGCCTATTTCGAAAGGCTGGCCTATTCGCCGACCCGCTCGTCCTTGTCCCAGGCTGCATTGGAGACTTTATCCATCATTGCGTACCGCCAGCCGATAACCCGAATCGAGGTGGAGGAGATTCGCGGCGTCAAGTCGGAACGGGCTATTCATACGCTGGTGAATAAGGACTTGATTCAGGAGGTGGGGCGTGCCGAGGCCATCGGACGGCCAATTTTGTACGGTACGACAGCTGCCTTTTTGGATTATTTTGGCCTAGGCAGCCTGCAGGATTTGCCCGACCTGAACGAGTTTGAAAGTGCGGAGAATTTGGAGGAAGAGACCCAGCTGCTTTTCCAGAAGCTGGAGGAGCAGCAGCTTACGTTTGATGACGTTAACGAGGAGTAG